A section of the Scleropages formosus chromosome 12, fSclFor1.1, whole genome shotgun sequence genome encodes:
- the LOC108940391 gene encoding calsenilin-like isoform X5 yields MGIQGMELFAMGVVIILFVAVLKQFGILEPMSLEDSSDSDLELSTVRHQPEGLEQLQAQTKFTKKELQSLYRGFKNECPSGLVDEDTFKNIYSQFFPQGDATTYAHFLFNAFDIDRNGSIRFEDFVIGLSVLLRGSVTEKLNWAFNLYDINKDGYITKEEMLAIMKSIYDMMGRYTYPSVRDDAPSEHVEKFFQKMDRNRDGVVTIDEFIETCQKDENIMSSMQLFENVI; encoded by the exons ATGGGGATCCAGGGCATGGAGCTGTTCGCCATGGGTGTGGTCATCATCCTCTTTGTGGCCGTGCTCAAGCAGTTTGGCATCCTGGAGCCCATGTCTCTGGAAG acagcagcGACAGTGACCTGGAGCTCTCCACCGTACGCCATCAGCCCGAAGGCCTTGAGCAGCTGCAGGCCCAGACCAAGTTCACCAAGAAGGAGCTGCAGTCCCTCTACAGGGGCTTCAAGAAC GAGTGTCCCAGTGGACTGGTGGATGAGGATACATTCAAGAACATCTATTCTCAGTTCTTTCCCCAAGGAG aTGCCACTACTTACGCCCACTTTCTCTTCAACGCCTTCGACATCGACAGGAACGGCTCCATTCGCTTTGAG GACTTTGTGATTGGGCTGTCGGTGCTCTTGAGGGGCTCGGTCACAGAAAAGTTGAACTGGGCCTTCAACCTCTATGATATCAACAAGGATGGATACATCACTAAAGAG GAGATGCTGGCAATCATGAAGTCCATTTATGACATGATGGGGAGGTACACGTACCCCAGTGTGCGGGATGACGCCCCATcggagcatgtggagaagttCTTCCAG AAAATGGACCGTAACCGGGATGGAGTGGTGACCATTGATGAGTTCATTGAGACCTGTCAGAAG GATGAGAACATCATGAGCTCCATGCAGCTGTTTGAGAACGTTATCTAG
- the LOC108940391 gene encoding calsenilin-like isoform X3, with amino-acid sequence MSVRWETEGLQTVGIVCLVFMFLKLMHLLGLIDITETDDSSDSDLELSTVRHQPEGLEQLQAQTKFTKKELQSLYRGFKNECPSGLVDEDTFKNIYSQFFPQGDATTYAHFLFNAFDIDRNGSIRFEDFVIGLSVLLRGSVTEKLNWAFNLYDINKDGYITKEEMLAIMKSIYDMMGRYTYPSVRDDAPSEHVEKFFQKMDRNRDGVVTIDEFIETCQKDENIMSSMQLFENVI; translated from the exons ATGAGTGTGAGGTGGGAAACGGAGGGCTTGCAGACGGTGGGAATTGTGTGCCTGGTCTTCATGTTCCTCAAACTGATGCACCTGCTGGGGCTCATTGACATCACGGAGACAG ATG acagcagcGACAGTGACCTGGAGCTCTCCACCGTACGCCATCAGCCCGAAGGCCTTGAGCAGCTGCAGGCCCAGACCAAGTTCACCAAGAAGGAGCTGCAGTCCCTCTACAGGGGCTTCAAGAAC GAGTGTCCCAGTGGACTGGTGGATGAGGATACATTCAAGAACATCTATTCTCAGTTCTTTCCCCAAGGAG aTGCCACTACTTACGCCCACTTTCTCTTCAACGCCTTCGACATCGACAGGAACGGCTCCATTCGCTTTGAG GACTTTGTGATTGGGCTGTCGGTGCTCTTGAGGGGCTCGGTCACAGAAAAGTTGAACTGGGCCTTCAACCTCTATGATATCAACAAGGATGGATACATCACTAAAGAG GAGATGCTGGCAATCATGAAGTCCATTTATGACATGATGGGGAGGTACACGTACCCCAGTGTGCGGGATGACGCCCCATcggagcatgtggagaagttCTTCCAG AAAATGGACCGTAACCGGGATGGAGTGGTGACCATTGATGAGTTCATTGAGACCTGTCAGAAG GATGAGAACATCATGAGCTCCATGCAGCTGTTTGAGAACGTTATCTAG
- the LOC108940391 gene encoding calsenilin-like isoform X4 has translation MSVRWETEGLQTVGIVCLVFMFLKLMHLLGLIDITETDSSDSDLELSTVRHQPEGLEQLQAQTKFTKKELQSLYRGFKNECPSGLVDEDTFKNIYSQFFPQGDATTYAHFLFNAFDIDRNGSIRFEDFVIGLSVLLRGSVTEKLNWAFNLYDINKDGYITKEEMLAIMKSIYDMMGRYTYPSVRDDAPSEHVEKFFQKMDRNRDGVVTIDEFIETCQKDENIMSSMQLFENVI, from the exons ATGAGTGTGAGGTGGGAAACGGAGGGCTTGCAGACGGTGGGAATTGTGTGCCTGGTCTTCATGTTCCTCAAACTGATGCACCTGCTGGGGCTCATTGACATCACGGAGACAG acagcagcGACAGTGACCTGGAGCTCTCCACCGTACGCCATCAGCCCGAAGGCCTTGAGCAGCTGCAGGCCCAGACCAAGTTCACCAAGAAGGAGCTGCAGTCCCTCTACAGGGGCTTCAAGAAC GAGTGTCCCAGTGGACTGGTGGATGAGGATACATTCAAGAACATCTATTCTCAGTTCTTTCCCCAAGGAG aTGCCACTACTTACGCCCACTTTCTCTTCAACGCCTTCGACATCGACAGGAACGGCTCCATTCGCTTTGAG GACTTTGTGATTGGGCTGTCGGTGCTCTTGAGGGGCTCGGTCACAGAAAAGTTGAACTGGGCCTTCAACCTCTATGATATCAACAAGGATGGATACATCACTAAAGAG GAGATGCTGGCAATCATGAAGTCCATTTATGACATGATGGGGAGGTACACGTACCCCAGTGTGCGGGATGACGCCCCATcggagcatgtggagaagttCTTCCAG AAAATGGACCGTAACCGGGATGGAGTGGTGACCATTGATGAGTTCATTGAGACCTGTCAGAAG GATGAGAACATCATGAGCTCCATGCAGCTGTTTGAGAACGTTATCTAG